In the Clarias gariepinus isolate MV-2021 ecotype Netherlands chromosome 10, CGAR_prim_01v2, whole genome shotgun sequence genome, aaaaaaatattaggaataaaattacatattattattattaataataatattattattattgttgttgttgttattatagcTAGCATGGTGCTAACTTAGAAAGCATCTTGTCACACATTAGCATTAGTTTAGCCAGTCGGTTAATTTCCGGTGTTTTCTGTGTTTTCTAAGCAAAAAATTACATGTGAAGTTAAATGTGCagattttaaactatttattgttGATGCTTTAGTGTGTAATGAAGACGCGCGAGTCGCTTCCAACACTGCTTTCACTTTTAGCTTCCGGTTCATGGGGTTATTCTTTATGCTCGTTTATGCTAATTTATAATGCGTGCACGTGAGCTTTATAATCATAAACACCGTGTTAGTAAAGTGTTAAATAATGAGGTTAAGATAAGTTTAAAATATCATAAAGTTCCTGAGTGCGGAGTGACCTGATGTCATtatcctgtctctctgtcacacacccacacacacaggggaGTTGGTACTAGTAATAAAATAGATAAGactctttatttatattaatttgtacAGATTTTTTGGGACGGAAGTTTCAATTCTGCTACAACATGCGGCGTTGTTTAGTTTCAGTTTCTCTGCTGTTACTTCTGTAGAAGTAAAACCTGTGTGTTTCTCATCCCTGCAGTTCAGAAACCAGTACGATAACGATGTGACGGTGTGGAGCCCTCAGGTGAGCAGCACAGCACCGGGGTCTCTGTGTCAGGGGCGGGGTTGACAGGTGTATGATCACAGCATTAAAGGAGGAGTACACCCATGCGGTCATCACCACATCTGCAGCAacgcaaaattattattaatgtttagatgattattattaaagcaTCTGTGCGAGCTGTGGGGTTTTAATGTGGTGTTTACACTGTGTGGTGTTTATACTGCACTCTCTTTATGCTGTATGGTGTTTATACCATACATTTGTGTTATGTTTATACTGTGTCGTATTTATACTGTCTGATGTTTGTCCTGTGCGGTGTTTACATCATGCGGTGTTTGCATTGTGTGGACTTTGTGGTGTTTACACTGTGTGGTTTTTACTGTCTCAGGGGCGAATCCATCAGATTGAGTACGCCATGGAGGCGGTGAAGCAGGGCTCTGCTACTGTGGGGCTCAAATCACGCACTCACGCTGTTCTCGTGGCTTTAAAGGTATTTGTTACAGTACAGATCCTTagcactgctacacacacacatacttttcatcactgtcacacacacacacacacaaaccctttGGCTGAAGTACACCTGGTAGGGCCCCAGGCCGTTGGGAGTGCACACTCTTCAGCAGTCTGTACTGTccataagtaaattaaaataatctctGCTTGGGTGTGTTTCAGAGGGCCCAGTCTGAGCTCGCTGCTCATCAGAAGAAGATCCTCAATGTCGATAACCACATCGGGATTTCCATCGCTGGACTGACTGCAGACGCTCGACTGCTCTGGTATAACTatgcaatataaatataatcctCATTACACACCCGTACACACAAGGTGCTCTCCGGCTCAGGGTCTAGCATCTAGCATTACACACCACGGTATGGggacatttacacacattcttcatcatcatctgcTCAGAGCTGTAGTGTTctccttatacacacacactgtgctatTTAAACCATAAACATTATGGGTTCTGTGTTCTGTATTATAACAAATCTTTATAtctatttaaagatattaaataAAGGATTTATACATGaagtgaaagaaataaaattaatacatgtattacattattaacaccgacaatattaattattaagggATCTTCTGTTACTTTAGGTCACTTAATACCTTTACCATAATTAGCATTGTTAGCTCACACCGCACGGCCAAAATAAAAGTTGCACACTTTTTCCATCGCTTCACGTTCCATTCTTTTTGCTccaagcaaactgaagccttctttttttttctttagaccaCACAGCTGACTAGTCCCAGTCCCTTGAGTTAtcataacactgtgtgtgtgtgtgtgtgtgtgtgtgtgtgtgaaaatgtttttactttcactattaaactcAGTCGTGagttgtactgtttttttttgagtgtttaaatgatctccATCACACTTAAGTTTAagagacaatgtgtgtgtgttgttttaatgCATGTAAAGCCTACAGTGTGTCCTTAAACTCTAAAGTCTTCCCACTTTTTTCTCTGTGCAGTAACTTCATGCGTCAGGAGTGTCTGGACTCCAGGTTTGTGTTTGATCGTCCACTTCCTGTGTCTCGCCTCGTCACACTCATCGGGAGCAGTATCCTTTATCAAACTCATGTCTCAATCTCCCTCTTTTGCACTTTAGTgtgatgtttctttttaaaatcttcCTGCTGTGGGCGTGTTCATGATGTGTGCTTCAGAAGCTCCGACCCCTCAGAACAGACTAACAGTTAACAGTCATTATCAGCGGTGTGAGTGTTTCAGTAACGAACACACACAGGCATCATGTCAATAATGATTTAACACTAACTGAGGGGGCGTCCATGAGGAAGTATAAAACATCTCTGTACtgatgttattgttgttgtcgtCCTTGAGTGTTGAATTAGAAACCCAGATCCCCAcacagcgctacgggaggagaCCCTACGGAGTCGGCCTTCTGATCGCAGGCTACGAtgtaatttcacacacacacagtcagtgaAGCTAAAGTTACCGCATTGATATtcataatcattttaatggtgtgtgtgtgtgtgtaggatattGGCCCTCACATCTTCCAGACCTGTCCATCTGCCAACTACTTCGACTGTAAGGCTATGTCCATCGGAGCGCGCTCACAGTCCGCACGCACCTACCTGGAGAGACACATGGAGCGCTTCCCTGACtgtaagaaacacacacacacacacctggttaGTGGTGTaacagggtctgtgtgtgtcctgtagTGGGTTGAGTGACTGTACTACATTTGGTATGTGATACCCCTGTAACCATAGCAACCACTCAtgattgaatgtgtgtgtgtgtaactgcaGGTAATTTGAACGAGCTGGTGCAGCACGGCCTGTGTGCTCTCAGAGAGACTCTCCCTGCTGAACAGGACCTCACCAccaaggtctctctctctctcacacacacacacacacacacacactgcacagtagtagtagtaatagtaatgctcattctgtgtgtgtgtgtagaacgtGTCGATCGGGATCGTGGGTAAGGACATGGAGTTCACCATCTACGACGATGATGACGTGGCTCCGTTTCTCCAGGGGTTAGAGGAGAGACCTCAGAGGAAGGTAAAAGCCTTCACtttactcatcatcatcattatcatcattatgcttaacacacacaaacacacacagaaaaaaatgtaaaataaattcacaCATGCTGGTGTTAAACACTTTTATTGTAACAACCTGCTGGACATCAGTAATCTAAATG is a window encoding:
- the psma1 gene encoding proteasome subunit alpha type-1, giving the protein MFRNQYDNDVTVWSPQGRIHQIEYAMEAVKQGSATVGLKSRTHAVLVALKRAQSELAAHQKKILNVDNHIGISIAGLTADARLLCNFMRQECLDSRFVFDRPLPVSRLVTLIGSKTQIPTQRYGRRPYGVGLLIAGYDDIGPHIFQTCPSANYFDCKAMSIGARSQSARTYLERHMERFPDCNLNELVQHGLCALRETLPAEQDLTTKNVSIGIVGKDMEFTIYDDDDVAPFLQGLEERPQRKPVQPSDDAAPPASDEPMEH